A window from Acropora palmata chromosome 14, jaAcrPala1.3, whole genome shotgun sequence encodes these proteins:
- the LOC141865603 gene encoding uncharacterized protein LOC141865603, whose translation MKTIENSVEKFTEDGDIRLQLLIQHCTGKAREAIKSCGMLNGMQGYEKGKEFLKKRFGEKYLVSKVWIDKLSYGPPIRLNDSEALNDLADDLENCEITLKVSGRLDQVNNEDRMVEILQRVLPYLRSRWLKTVQEIRVCGTDPTFTDLKKLIRTAAKEKNDPVFGSILDPVFKQD comes from the coding sequence ATGAAGACCATTGAAAACAGTGTAGAAAAGTTTACTGAAGATGGGGATATACGGCTTCAATTGCTCATCCAACATTGTACTGGCAAAGCGAGAGAAGCAATCAAGAGTTGTGGGATGCTTAATGGTATGCAGGGCTACGAAAAGGGAAAGGAGTTCCTAAAGAAACGATTCGGAGAGAAATATCTTGTGTCTAAGGTGTGGATTGACAAGTTATCCTATGGACCTCCAATTAGATTAAATGACAGTGAAGCCCTTAACGACTTAGCTGACGACCTGGAAAACTGTGAGATAACCCTTAAGGTTTCGGGCAGGCTCGACCAAGTGAACAATGAGGACAGAATGGTTGAGATTCTTCAAAGAGTGCTGCCATATTTGCGTTCTCGTTGGCTGAAGACGGTTCAGGAGATCAGAGTCTGTGGGACAGACCCCACCTTCACGGATCTGAAGAAGCTTATCCGCACTGCCGCTAAAGAGAAGAACGATCCAGTATTTGGTTCCATCCTGGACCCTGTTTTCAAGCAAGATTGA
- the LOC141865604 gene encoding uncharacterized protein LOC141865604: MSDLLVKGYAKRIPGDRRSRDDGKVWYLPHHSVVHPRKPEKVRVVFDCAACYRGTSINDRVLRGPDLTNKLVGVLLRFREDNKTPTSFALMADIEAMYHQIKVHPDDVDALRFLWYPDSDLSRDPEEFHMSVHLFGGVWAVLEQIPQSDRAKEVKDLDLSHDVLPVERALGVHWNVERDEFVFKIQVKDKPLTRRGLLSIVSSIYDPLGFTAPFVLSAKIVLQDLCRRKMNWDDAIPSDCLPSVQRWLEELPALEQFSVRRCYKPEKFGEIASIQIHHFSDASELAYGTVSYLRLTSEDGRVCCSFLLSKLRLAPLKALSIPRLELNAATLAVKLDRMFCRVTVRVRVSNHSRII; the protein is encoded by the exons ATGTCAGACCTTCTTGTCAAGGGATATGCCAAACGCATCCCAGGAGATCGTCGTAGTCGAGATGATGGTAAGGTGTGGTATCTTCCTCACCACTCGGTTGTTCATCCAAGGAAACCAGAGAAGGTACGTGTTGTCTTTGATTGTGCTGCATGTTATCGTGGTACATCGATAAACGACAGAGTCCTGAGAGGTCCAGATTTGACAAACAAGCTCGTTGGAGTTTTGTTGAGATTTCGCGAAGACAACAAAACTCCAACGAGCTTTGCCTTAATGGCAGATATAGAAGCTATGTATCATCAGATCAAAGTCCACCCAGATGACGTTGACGCTTTACGCTTCCTGTGGTATCCCGATTCCGACTTAAGCAGAGATCCGGAAGAGTTTCATATGTCCGTTCACCTGTTTGGTGGAGTGTG GGCAGTGCTTGAGCAGATTCCTCAATCAGATCGAGCCAAGGAAGTAAAAGATTTAGATCTTAGTCATGACGTTCTCCCCGTTGAAAGGGCCCTAGGAGTGCATTGGAACGTGGAACGCGAcgagtttgttttcaaaatccaGGTAAAAGACAAGCCACTAACGCGTCGTGGTCTGCTGAGTATTGTATCGTCCATATACGATCCGCTAGGCTTTACAGCACCTTTCGTGTTATCAGCAAAGATTGTCCTTCAAGATCTATGTCGCAGAAAGATGAACTGGGACGACGCTATTCCAAGTGACTGCTTACCTTCAGTGCAGCGTTGGCTCGAAGAATTGCCAGCCTTGGAGCAGTTTTCCGTCCGTCGCTGTTACAAGCCGGAGAAGTTTGGAGAAATCGCTAGCATTCAAATACATCACTTTTCAGATGCCTCAGAGCTTGCTTATGGGACTGTCTCGTATCTGAGACTTACCAGTGAAGACGGGCGCGTATGTTGTTCTTTTCTGTTGTCTAAGTTGCGTCTGGCGCCtctgaaagctctttcaataCCACGTTTGGAACTGAACGCCGCGACTCTGGCTGTCAAGTTGGACCGCATGTTCTGTAGGGTTacggttagggttagggttagtaaCCACTCAAGGATTATCTGA
- the LOC141865605 gene encoding uncharacterized protein LOC141865605, whose translation MCQSDRTKSVNKSSSISRLDPILKNGLLLVGGRLRHTTIQTEARNPIVLPKKSHVDLIVRNCHEIFGHVEQEHVLSLLREKFWLVKGRATVRRVLNACFSCRKRNQLPMTQKMADLPHKRVASQEPPFMYVGVDCFGPFHVKRGRCLEKRYGVLFTCLTIRPVHVEIAHSLDTSSFINALRRFIARRGVPQEIRSDNGTNFTSADKELRQAIGKWNQEMIKEFQQQKEILRVFNPPTASHMGGVWERMIRSVRKFSTLS comes from the coding sequence ATGTGTCAATCTGATCGCACCAAGTCGGTGAATAAATCCAGTTCAATCAGTCGTCTCGATCCCATATTGAAAAATGGTTTGCTGCTTGTTGGAGGACGACTAAGACATACCACAATTCAAACGGAAGCAAGGAACCCCATTGTCCTGCCAAAGAAAAGCCACGTTGATTTGATTGTCAGAAACTGTCATGAAATCTTTGGCCACGTCGAACAAGAACATGTTTTGAGCTTGTTGCGTGAGAAGTTCTGGCTGGTTAAAGGACGAGCTACGGTGCGCAGAGTTCTGAATGCATGTTTTAGTTGCAGGAAGCGAAACCAGTTACCAATGACGCAGAAAATGGCGGACCTACCCCACAAGAGAGTTGCTTCTCAAGAGCCACCATTTATGTACGTTGGCGTGGACTGTTTTGGGCCGTTTCACGTTAAGCGCGGTCGCTGTTTGGAGAAACGTTACGGAGTGCTTTTCACCTgcttaacaattagacctgTTCATGTTGAAATCGCCCACAGCTTAGACACCAGTTCCTTTATAAACGCTCTTCGTAGATTTATAGCTAGAAGAGGTGTGCCTCAGGAAATCAGATCTGACAATGGAACTAATTTTACGAGCGCAGACAAAGAACTCAGACAAGCGATTGGAAAATGGAATCAGGAGATGATTAAAGAGTtccagcaacaaaaagagatcCTCCGGGTCTTTAATCCTCCAACGGCTTCGCATATGGGAGGTGTATGGGAAAGAATGATTAGATCGGTTCGCAAATTTTCAACGCTGTCTTAA